The following proteins are encoded in a genomic region of Mahella australiensis 50-1 BON:
- the hslV gene encoding ATP-dependent protease subunit HslV, whose product MLKGTTIVAVKKDGKTAVAGDGQVTMGENTVMKHHAKKVRRIYNNEVVIGFAGSVADAFTLSERFEDKLQQHSGNLLRAAVELAQDWRSDKVMRKLEALMIAADKERMLVISGNGEVIEPDDNVAAIGSGGPYALAAGRALVNNTDLSASDIAYKALEIASSICIYTNTNITVEEV is encoded by the coding sequence ATGTTAAAAGGGACTACCATAGTAGCTGTAAAAAAAGACGGAAAAACTGCGGTGGCAGGAGACGGCCAGGTTACTATGGGCGAAAATACTGTCATGAAACATCATGCTAAAAAGGTTAGACGGATATATAACAACGAGGTTGTTATCGGATTTGCAGGGTCAGTGGCTGATGCATTTACTCTGTCTGAAAGATTTGAGGATAAACTGCAGCAGCATAGCGGTAATCTATTAAGAGCAGCCGTAGAATTGGCGCAAGATTGGCGCAGCGATAAGGTTATGCGCAAATTAGAGGCTCTTATGATCGCTGCCGATAAAGAAAGAATGCTGGTTATATCGGGTAATGGAGAGGTTATAGAACCGGATGACAATGTAGCAGCCATAGGGTCAGGCGGCCCTTATGCATTGGCAGCAGGAAGAGCATTAGTTAATAACACCGATCTTTCGGCATCTGATATAGCATACAAGGCTCTTGAAATAGCGTCTTCCATATGCATTTATACTAATACCAATATTACTGTAGAAGAGGTATAA